One Kushneria konosiri genomic window, GTCACGGGCACTTCCCGGGTCAGTAGATCGATCATGCCCTTCTCCCCGCTGCGTTCGGTGAAATCGCCCTCGATCAGGGCCTGCTCATCGATCGCGATGCCCTGCTCACTCAGGGCTCGTCGATAACCCGCCAGTCGTCCCGCGGCGTCCTGCTGGTGCAAGGGTCCGGTCAGACAGGCGATGTGTCGATGCCCCTGATCGACCAGGTGCCGCGTGGCCAGATAGCCTCCGTACTCGTTGTCCAGATCGATGCAGTGCGCCTCGATTTCCAGCACCCGACGATTGAACACCACCAGCGGCGTTGTCGTGGCAAGCGTTGCCAGTGCCGCATCGGACAGCGCATTGGCATGCACGATCAGCCCGTCACAACGCCGTCCGCGCAGGAAATCGACGGCGTCGCGCTCGCGTTCAACCTCCCCCCCGCCGCTGGCGACCAGCAGAGAGACATTGGCACGGCGCAGCGTCGCCTCCAGCGTCATCATGACCCGTCCCATGAAGGGGCCGGCCAGATGCGAGATGACAAGCCCCACTCCGCCCAGCCGATTGGACGCCAGCGAGCGTGCAAAGGCATTGGGGGCATACCCCATCGCCTCGATGGCGGCTTCGACACGGGCACGGGTCTCGGCATTGACCGGCACCTCGCCCTTCATGACGCGGGAGACCGTGGCAGGAGACACACCGGCAGAAGCGGCAACCTCGCGAATGGTCGGCATAATGTTGTCCTCTGGATGATTCGGCTACTTGACCAGATGCCACGCGTCACGGCAAGCGCCCTGCTGCCATACCCGCGCTGCCCTTTCCGTTGACGATCCTGAGGCATTCCCTGCCAAGGTCGCATGGTGCAATGATCATTGAGACGTCACCATGAAACCGGTTTCATGGACGCCCATCGACGACAAGGATGTCTCAATGCTGAACGTGCAGGAGAAGCTGAGCTACGGGCTGGGTGATTTTGCCAGCGCCTTCACATGGGCCTCGCTGTCGCTGTATCTGATGTACTTCTACACCGACGTCTTTGGCATCAGTCCGGCGCTGGTCGGGACGCTGTTTCTCGTTACCCGACTGTGGGACGCCGTGACGGACCCGGCGGTAGGCCTGATGGCCGATCGTACCCATACCCGCTTTGGCCGGCTGCGCCCCTACCTGCTTTTTTTCTCGCTGCCGCTCGGCGCCATGCTGGCCCTGACCTTTACCACACCGGCACTGAGCGAAAGTGGTCGCATCATTTACGCCTTTGTGACCTACATCGCCCTGATGGGACTTTATACGCTGGTCAATATTCCCTATTCGGCGCTGCCGGTATCGATGACGACCGATAACGACGAGCGTCGTCAGCTGACCAACTACCGCATGCTGCTTTCCTATATCGCCTTCGTGCTGATCAGCTACGGCACGCTGCCACTGGTGGGGCTGCTGGGCGACGGTGACGAGCAGCGCGGCTTTGCCCTGACCTATGCCCTTTACGGCGCCATCACCTTTGTTGTGTTCCTGCTGACCTTCAAGGGCGTGCGCGAGCGCTATGTGGAAGGCGACAGCGCCAGTCATCCACTCAAGAGCTTTGGCCACATTGCCCGCGCCCGGCCGTTCTGGATCATGTTTGCCACCAGCATCCTGATTTTCACCCTCATGCTGATGCCGGACTCGGCCGCCATCTACTTTTTCAAGTATTACCTAGGTGAGGCGTCTTCCGTCTCGCTGTTTCTGGCCACGGGCTACGCCAGCATGGTAGCGGGCGTGATCTTCAACCAGCTGGTGATGCGCCGCTTTTGTAAGCGCCGCGTGATGATCGGCGCCAATCTGGCCTACGGCGTTGCTCTGGCGAGTTTTTTTGTCGCCGCCGACCATGGCCCGGCGTTCTACTTTGCCGCCTTCATGGCCGCCAAGTTCATCAACGGCATCATCGCTCCGACCATGTGGGCCATGGTGGGCGATATCGCCGACTACGTGGAATACAAAAGTGGCCGACGCGCGACCGGCACCACCACCAGCGCCGTCACCTTCAGCCAGAAATTCGGCATGAGTATCGGCGGCCTTTTGACCGGCGTGCTGTTCAGCACCTACGGCTACATCCCCAATACCGAGCAGAGCGAGACCGTACTGGTGCTGATCAAATCCATGATGAGCGTGCTTCCAGCGGCGGGCGCCCTGGGCGTGGCGGCCCTGATGTTCGTCTATCCGCTGAATGATCACCGCATGGCCGATATCCGCACCGCCAAACCCACGGCCGCCTGAGTCATTCCCCTCTCCATTCAAGCGACAAGGACACCCGGCACATGCGCGATGTAAAGACACTGATCGAACAGATGACGCTGGAGGAGAAGGCCGGACTTTGCTCGGGCGATAACTTCTGGCGCACGAAAGCCGTTGAGCGTCTGGGTATCCCCGCGATCAACCTCGCCGACGGCCCGCACGGGCTGCGCGCACAGGGCGAGGAGCAGGATCATCTGGGCGTCAACGACAGCAGGCCGGCAACCTGTTTTCCTACCGCCGCCGGGCTTGCCAGCTCGTGGAGTGTCGAACGACTCGAACAGCTCGGCGCCGCGCTGGGCGATGAGGCCCGGGCAGAAGGACTGCACGTCGTGCTGGGGCCAGGCGCCAACATCAAGCGCTCGCCGCTGTGTGGGCGCAACTTCGAATACTTCTCCGAAGATCCGCTGCTCTCCTCGCAGCTGGCCGCCGCCCACATTCGCGGTACGCAGTCGCGCGGCGTGGGCAGCTCGCTCAAGCACTTTGCGGCCAATAATCAGGAACATCGCCGCATGTCGGTAGATGCCCGGATCGACGAGCGCACACTGCGCGAGATCTACCTGGCAAGCTTTGAACATGCGGTGAAGGAGGCACACCCCTGGACGGTGATGTGTGCCTATAACCGACTCAACGGCGACTACTGCAGCGAACATCAAAGGCTTCTGACCGATATCCTGCGCGATGAATGGGGCTTTGAGGGATTTGTCGTCTCTGACTGGGGCGCGGTCAACGAGCGCGTGTCGGGGCTTGAGGCCGGTATGGAGCTGGAAATGCCCGCGCCGGTCGGCGAGCGCGATGCACAGATTGCTGCCGCCGTCCGAGAGGGCCGTGTGGAGGAAGCGGTGCTGGATCAGGCCGTCGAGCGGCTTTTGCGCATCATCTTCAAGGCCCACGATGCTCGCCCTGAACACGCAGCATTCGACGCCGAGGCCCATCATCAGCTCGCCCGTCATATCGCACGCGAGAGCATGGTACTGCTGCAAAACGACGGCACCCTGCCGCTGAAAAATACCCAGCGAGTAGCGGTCATCGGCGAATTTGCCGAGCGCCCGCGCTATCAGGGCGGCGGCAGCTCTCATGTCAACGCCACCCGTGTCGAAACCCTGCTGGAGGCGCTCGAGTCCCGCGATGCCCGCTTTAACTATCTCAAGGGCTTTGAGATCGACCGCGATGCCTCCGATCAGCAGCTCGAGCAGGATGCAGCGACCGCCGCCGTCCACGCCGACGTTGCCGTGCTCTGTCTGGGCCTGCCCGAGCGTCACGAGTCCGAAGGCTATGACCGCACGCATCTGAACCTGCCAGCCAACCAGCTCACCCTGATCGAAGCCGTCACCCGCGTACAGCCCAATACCGTGGTGGTGCTGGCCAACGGCGCACCGATCGCGATGCCCTGGGCCGGTCAGGTCAACGCCATTCTGGAAGGCTATCTGGGGGGACAGGCCATCGGTGCAGCGCTGGCCGATCTGCTCTACGGCGAGGTCTCACCCAGCGGCAAGCTGGCCGAAACCTTCCCGCAGCGTCTCGAAGATAACCCGGTCCATCTCAACTTCCCGGGCCAGGGCGATGTGGTGAACTACGGCGAAGGCATCTTCGTTGGCTATCGCTACCATGACACCCACGACGTCGCACCGCTTTTCCCCTTCGGTCACGGCCTGAGCTACGCCCGCTTTGACTACGCCAGCCTGACGCTCTCTGCCGATACCTTTGACGGTCAGGACACCCTGACGGTAGGTGTGGATATCACCAACAGCGGTGATCGCAAGGCCAGCGAGATCGTCCAGCTCTATCTGAGCGATCAAACGCAGACCGTACCGGTGGCAGCACAGGCGCTGCGCGGTTTTGACCGGGTGACGTTGGCACCCGGGGAAACGAGTCGCGTTGAGCTTGTGCTCACACGCCGTGACTTCTGCTGGTATGACGCCGAGCGCGCCGACTGGCGAATGCCCACCGGCACCTTCGAGGTGCGCATTGGCGCCTCCTCGCGCGATATTCGACTCACACAGCGTCTTGAGGTGCAGGGCGACGCCACGCCGCTGCCGGTGATCGATCGCAACACCCTGCTGGGGGATCTCAAGGCGCATGACGGCGCCGTTCGCGTTCTGCGTGAACATCTCGCCGACATCGCCGATGAGCTGCCCATGCTCAATGCCCTGATGGGCCGGGAGGGCAGTGACGATCTGATGAATGCCATGGGGCACTACCTGCCGCTGCGCGCCATCATCTCCTTTTCCAGCTTCACCGAGGCGCGGCTTGAGAGGCTGCTGAAGGATCTCGAAACGCTGGCGTCACCATAACAGGAAAGCCCGGTATGGCTTGGGTTCTCTCCAATATAGCTGTATATTTAAACAGTATTCAGAGAGAGCCTTGTCATGTCGGGTGGACCCATTATCGGCCGCGGTGCCAGCGGCAACCTGCATCACCGCTTCGATCGCACACGCATCGAGGTGGTCGATGATGGCTGGTGGCAGGACGATGTCCCTGCCAGCCGGGCCACCGAGGTGCGCCTGGAACAAAGCCGCACGGCCATCTCGCGCAACCAGTCACCGGACATGCCCTTTTCCTCGTCGCTCAATCCTTATCGGGGCTGCGAGCACGGCTGCATCTACTGCTTTGCCCGGCCCTCGCATGCCTACTGGGACCTGTCGCCCGGTCTTGATTTTGAAACGCGCCTGATCGCTCGCACCAATATGGCCGCCCTGCTGGCCGAGGAACTTGCCCGCCCCGACTACGTCTGCGAGCCCCTGGCCCTTGGCGCCAATACCGACCCGTATCAACCCATCGAACGCCAGCACCGGCTGAGCCGACAGCTGCTCGAAGTGCTGCTGCGTCATCACCACCCACTCACGATCACTACCCGCAGTGCGCTGATCCTGCGCGATCTGGATCTGCTCGAGTCGCTGGCCCACCAGCGGCTGGTACGGGTCTTTATCAGCTTCACCACGCTGGAGGCGGATCTCAAAAGGATCATGGAGCCACGGGCGGCCTCACCCGGAGCGCGTCTGAAAGTGATTCGCACCCTGCGCGCGGCAGGTGTTCCCGTCGGCATCATCACCGCGCCGATGATTCCCATGATCAACGATATGGAACTGGAAAGGCTTTTAAGGGCCGGGCTCGAGGCCGGTGCCACCAGCGCCGGCTATACGCTGCTGCGCCTGCCCCATGAAGTGCGTCCGCTGTTCGAGCAGTGGCTGCGGGAGCATTTTCCCGAGCGCGCCGAACACGTCATGAGCCTGATCCGCCAGTCGCGAGGCGGGCGCGAGTACGACAGTCGCTTTGGCCATCGCCTGCGGGGTGAAGGCCCCTTTGCCGACCTGCTCGCCCAGCGTTTTCGGCTGGCCATTCGACGCCTGGGGCTCAATCGACGCCGTGAGGAGGAACGCCTGGATACCACCCGATTTGCACCGCCTCATCAGCAGATCAATCTGTTTTAACCACAATAATTCGAAAGGAGGACACGTCATGACCGCTGCCAACGCGCTCGCCGATATAACGGTCGACATGCCGGACCCCGCGCTGTGCTATCACCGCTTTGGCTCACCGCTGGAGGTCCTGCACCTTGAGCCACGACCGGATGGCCCGCTGATGCGGGAACTCATGCGCGTACGCATGACCTGTGCGCCGGTGAACCCCTCCGACCTGATTCCGGTGACCGGCGCCTATCGCCATCGGATCACCCCACCACTGGTGGCCGGTCATGAAGGCGTGGGGGTAGTGACCGAGGCCCACGGACCGTGGCAGGCACTGGAGGGCCAACGAGTATTGCC contains:
- a CDS encoding LacI family DNA-binding transcriptional regulator → MPTIREVAASAGVSPATVSRVMKGEVPVNAETRARVEAAIEAMGYAPNAFARSLASNRLGGVGLVISHLAGPFMGRVMMTLEATLRRANVSLLVASGGGEVERERDAVDFLRGRRCDGLIVHANALSDAALATLATTTPLVVFNRRVLEIEAHCIDLDNEYGGYLATRHLVDQGHRHIACLTGPLHQQDAAGRLAGYRRALSEQGIAIDEQALIEGDFTERSGEKGMIDLLTREVPVTAVVAGNDDMALGAMSVLRAQGYSVPRDMSLVGYDNEACARHVVPGLTTIHAPLEEMAQEAAERLIRLVAGASLPPSTPFTPTLIERGTVGPVRDRSLLR
- a CDS encoding MFS transporter → MKPVSWTPIDDKDVSMLNVQEKLSYGLGDFASAFTWASLSLYLMYFYTDVFGISPALVGTLFLVTRLWDAVTDPAVGLMADRTHTRFGRLRPYLLFFSLPLGAMLALTFTTPALSESGRIIYAFVTYIALMGLYTLVNIPYSALPVSMTTDNDERRQLTNYRMLLSYIAFVLISYGTLPLVGLLGDGDEQRGFALTYALYGAITFVVFLLTFKGVRERYVEGDSASHPLKSFGHIARARPFWIMFATSILIFTLMLMPDSAAIYFFKYYLGEASSVSLFLATGYASMVAGVIFNQLVMRRFCKRRVMIGANLAYGVALASFFVAADHGPAFYFAAFMAAKFINGIIAPTMWAMVGDIADYVEYKSGRRATGTTTSAVTFSQKFGMSIGGLLTGVLFSTYGYIPNTEQSETVLVLIKSMMSVLPAAGALGVAALMFVYPLNDHRMADIRTAKPTAA
- a CDS encoding glycoside hydrolase family 3 C-terminal domain-containing protein, giving the protein MRDVKTLIEQMTLEEKAGLCSGDNFWRTKAVERLGIPAINLADGPHGLRAQGEEQDHLGVNDSRPATCFPTAAGLASSWSVERLEQLGAALGDEARAEGLHVVLGPGANIKRSPLCGRNFEYFSEDPLLSSQLAAAHIRGTQSRGVGSSLKHFAANNQEHRRMSVDARIDERTLREIYLASFEHAVKEAHPWTVMCAYNRLNGDYCSEHQRLLTDILRDEWGFEGFVVSDWGAVNERVSGLEAGMELEMPAPVGERDAQIAAAVREGRVEEAVLDQAVERLLRIIFKAHDARPEHAAFDAEAHHQLARHIARESMVLLQNDGTLPLKNTQRVAVIGEFAERPRYQGGGSSHVNATRVETLLEALESRDARFNYLKGFEIDRDASDQQLEQDAATAAVHADVAVLCLGLPERHESEGYDRTHLNLPANQLTLIEAVTRVQPNTVVVLANGAPIAMPWAGQVNAILEGYLGGQAIGAALADLLYGEVSPSGKLAETFPQRLEDNPVHLNFPGQGDVVNYGEGIFVGYRYHDTHDVAPLFPFGHGLSYARFDYASLTLSADTFDGQDTLTVGVDITNSGDRKASEIVQLYLSDQTQTVPVAAQALRGFDRVTLAPGETSRVELVLTRRDFCWYDAERADWRMPTGTFEVRIGASSRDIRLTQRLEVQGDATPLPVIDRNTLLGDLKAHDGAVRVLREHLADIADELPMLNALMGREGSDDLMNAMGHYLPLRAIISFSSFTEARLERLLKDLETLASP
- a CDS encoding PA0069 family radical SAM protein, with protein sequence MSGGPIIGRGASGNLHHRFDRTRIEVVDDGWWQDDVPASRATEVRLEQSRTAISRNQSPDMPFSSSLNPYRGCEHGCIYCFARPSHAYWDLSPGLDFETRLIARTNMAALLAEELARPDYVCEPLALGANTDPYQPIERQHRLSRQLLEVLLRHHHPLTITTRSALILRDLDLLESLAHQRLVRVFISFTTLEADLKRIMEPRAASPGARLKVIRTLRAAGVPVGIITAPMIPMINDMELERLLRAGLEAGATSAGYTLLRLPHEVRPLFEQWLREHFPERAEHVMSLIRQSRGGREYDSRFGHRLRGEGPFADLLAQRFRLAIRRLGLNRRREEERLDTTRFAPPHQQINLF